gctggggtttcaccatgttggccatgctggtttcaaactcctgatctcaagtgattcacctgcctcagcctcccaaagtgtgggattacaggtgtgagccaccacgcccagctaagagTTCAGGTTGAAGGGGAAAGAGTGCTATGATTGATTAGTAATGTCTGTCACAGGCACAAGCTTGACAAGAGGAGGGGTGTATGCTGTATATTTGGCCTTTCCAGTAAATGGTGGTCTCTCCCCTCAAGGTGGTGAGACGCAGGAAATTAGAGTTCTCTGgctagagcaagcttgtccaacccctGACTTGCGGACTGCATGCTgtccaggacagctttgaatgaaGCCTGACATAAATTCCTAAACTATCTTAAAATATTCTGAGATtttgctgcaattttttttttttttgagatggagttttgttcttgttgcccaggctggagtgcaatatcacaatctcggctcactgcaacctccacctcctgggttcaggtgattctcctgcctcagcttcccgagtagctgggattacaggcaggtgccaccacgcccggctgattttgtatttttagtagaagtgggaagtggggtttctcttttttttttttttttttttttttttgagacggagtctcgctctgtcatccaggctggagtgcagtggccggatctcagctcactgcaagctccgcctcccaggtttacgccattctcctgcctcagcctcccgagtagctgggactacaggcgcccaccacctcgcccggctagttttttgtattttttagtagagacggggtttcaccctgttagccaggatggtctcgatctcctgacctcgtgatccgcccgtctcggcctcccaaagtgctgggattacaggcttgagccaccgcgcccggccgaagtggggtttctctatgttggtcaggctggtctcaaactcctgacctcaggtgatgtgcccgcctcggcctcccaaagtgctgggattataggcatgagccactgtgcctggcctgtgatttttttttttctttttcttttcttttttttttttagttcatcagctgtcattagtgttactgtattttatgtgtggcccaagacagttcttcttccAGCGTGGTCCAGGGTAGCCGAAAGATTGGATACCTCTGGGCTGGAGAGTGAACACATTCTCACACCTCCCTTTCTGTTCAATTTCCTGTTCCCAGGGCAAGCATGAGTTTGTGAATGACGTGGCATCACTGTGGGAGCTGTCGAGCGAGGAGGAGATCCACCACTTTAAGAATGAGAGCCTAGGCATGGCCTTTCTGCACCTCTGTCACCTTGCTCTCCGCCGTGGTGTCCCCCTGGAGGAGGTGGCCAAGAAGACCAGGTGTCTGGGAACGGGGTGGGGTTGCTGTGTAGGCAGGGGGAAGTGTCCTGAGCATCTGGGAGCCGGGGTAGACTTCACATATTGCCGtgcctctactttttttttttttttttttttgttttttttgtagagacggggtttcaccgtgttagccaggatggtctcgatctcctgacctcgtgatccgcccgtctcggcctcccaaagtgctgggattacaggcttgagccaccgcgcccggcctacttttttttttgagccagagtctcactctgtcactcaggctggagtgcagtggcgcaatctcggctcactgcaacctctgcgtcccaggttcaagagattctccttcgtcagcctcctgagtagctgggatttcaggtgcccgccaccatgcccagctaaattttgtatttttagtagagacagaccaagtttcttcatgttggccaggctagtctcgaactcctgacctcaagcgatccttctgccttggcctcccaagtagctgagactacaggctcaattcaccacacctggctagtgtGCCTGTTACCTAGATGAGGcagctgaggctcaaagaggttaagccACTTGCCCTGTGTCACCCAGCTGGGTCTGCAACCCAGGTCCCTAACCAGCCCCTCCCTGTGTTCCCCCCAGCTTCAAGGACTGTATCCCGCTCTCCTTCCGTCGGCAGATCCGGCAGCACAGCGCCCTGACCCGGCTGCGCCTTCGGAACGTCTTCCGCAGGTTCCTGCAGGACTTCCACCCGGACAGACTCTCCCAGCAGATGGTCATGGTCAAATACCTGGCCACACTCGAACGGCTGGCACCCCGCTTCGGCACAGAGCGTGTGCCCGTGTGCCACCTGAGGCTGCTGGCCCAGGCAGAGGGGGAGCCCTGCTACATCCGGGACAGTGGGGAGGCCCCTACAGACCCTGGCCCCGAGTCTGCTGCTGGACCCCCAACCCATGAGGTGCTGGTGACAGGCACTGGTGGCATCCAGTGGTGGCCAGTACAGGAGGAGGTGAACAAGGAGGAGGTGAGCAAGGCACCTCTTCCGCCCTGGAGCTTCAGgttgggctggggtgggggtctCTGTTCATCCTTGGCCCTAGCCTCTGAGGGTGGCTGACCTGAACCCTCTCCCCACATGGCTCTGGGGCACCTGTCTGCTGGGGCCATTTTCTTGGAGAAGGTCCTCCATCTGCTTACCCCTTGGGGACCTTATTTCTGGAGTCTGCACCTCCAGGGAACCCCTTTATCTGGGGACTGGCACCTTCATCTGGGGAACTCCTTCATCTGGTGAGGGGGTCAGGATTCCGCTCTCTGCCGTCCCTAAGGGTCCGGCTTCCAGCATGTGTATGTTATGGGGTGGGTCCCCATCCCGCCTGTGACACTGGGACTTGGGAGGTCAACCTAAGTTGGTGCCTGGCCCTCTGGCTCCAGTCTCCCCCCAGGGGAAAGTGCAGAAGTATAAATGGGCATTGCCCTCTCCATCCTCTGCCCCACTTGCTGGGTGTTCAGGGTTCTAGTGGCGGCAGCGGCAGGAACCCCCAAGCCAGCCTGTCTGGGAAGAAGGCCAAGGCTCACAAGGCAATCGGCCAGCCGGTGGACAGGCTGCGGGAGCCACTGTGGGCCTACTTCTGCGACTTCCGGGATATCACCCACGTGGTGCTGAAAGAGCGCTGTGTCAGCATCCACCGGCAGGACAACAAGTGCCTGGTGAGGCCCGGGGTGGGTGCCGAGCTAGGGGCCGCCATGGCCTGGGAGGACACTCGCCTGATGCGCCCCTGGCTGGCAGGAGCTGAGCCTGCCTTCCCGGGCAGTGGCGCTGTCCTTCGTGTCGCTGGTGGACGGCTATTTCCGCCTGACGGCTGACTCCAGCCACTACCTGTGCCATGAGGTGGCTCC
This is a stretch of genomic DNA from Piliocolobus tephrosceles isolate RC106 unplaced genomic scaffold, ASM277652v3 unscaffolded_24818, whole genome shotgun sequence. It encodes these proteins:
- the LOC111534140 gene encoding non-receptor tyrosine-protein kinase TYK2-like is translated as MLYFRMRFYFRNWHGMNPQEPAVYRCGPPGTEASSDQTAQGMQLLDPASFEYLFEQGKHEFVNDVASLWELSSEEEIHHFKNESLGMAFLHLCHLALRRGVPLEEVAKKTSFKDCIPLSFRRQIRQHSALTRLRLRNVFRRFLQDFHPDRLSQQMVMVKYLATLERLAPRFGTERVPVCHLRLLAQAEGEPCYIRDSGEAPTDPGPESAAGPPTHEVLVTGTGGIQWWPVQEEVNKEEGSSGGSGRNPQASLSGKKAKAHKAIGQPVDRLREPLWAYFCDFRDITHVVLKERCVSIHRQDNKCLELSLPSRAVALSFVSLVDGYFRLTADSSHYLCHEVAPPRLVMSIQDGIHGPLL